From Rhododendron vialii isolate Sample 1 chromosome 7a, ASM3025357v1:
ATTTGATGTCTCTTCCAGATATCTCCGAGCTGGTTGGGATAAAATATACCGAAAACTAATGGATACGATGCCCACACACAAAGAATCAAGTGAAGTTACCAGCTTTCTTGGCAGCACGCAGAAGAAGCTCCCCCTATTAGGTGTTGAGCAGTGGCTCCATCTGGAAACTTGTCCATAAAACTCCCAACATGAGAGACCACTTTATGGTGATGACTGATGAAGAAAGAATGGAGAAGAAAGATCCACTGGGAATGAATGGTACGTTCCCCACCAAGGTCAACACGGCCTCAAATTTTTCATAACTGTAAACACAATAAAAAGAAGTgatgagatttttgaaaatctCCGAGGCAGCACCATAAAACTTGAGCAATAAGAGGACAAAGCATTCGTTCCCAAAAAAAGTCACAATTATCATTTGATTCATTTCTAACCAAGCTAACCAACCAAACACCAGTACCTTCCCTACCAATTTCATGACTAAAATGAAATCTACCAAGAAACAGAGACAAAATATCATAGTGTGATTAAACTGAGAAGGTACCTGAGGAATTAATATTCCACATATTTTCACCGAGTGAGATTGGCGTAATCAGTCGTCCGAAGGAGAGTATAACTACTGATTGTAATTAGGGCTACTTCCATCACAAAATTCATACAAAGTGCTACTACTGCAGAAATGGCTGGAGAAGTCAACTGGCTTTATTAGGATGCCACATACCCCAAAATTTCTCAATCTTCCAGCACATCATCGCTCCTACCAGTCTCAATACCTCGTATCTTTAATCACAACTCCCAAGTGATATTGTGCATGTAAAGGAAAAACAACCACAACAACCCGTAAGCATTATGTTATAAAATTAGAAATAACCGATGTAAGCCGAGAATAATAAGAAACTCCACAGAGAAGAGACATATATACATTTAATTCTGTTACAAACAGGACACGTAATCCTTAACGAGCAAGTAGGATGTTGTAATAAAACTTGAGTTTGCTCATCCTGGGTGTTATGATACAAAGGACAACTGTATAAGACAACGGATAAGACTATCAAAGCTTCTTTGAACCTACAATTCAACCAAGTTCAACATGTCTTGTGCTATTAAAAAGAGAAGAGTTAGGGGTTATCCAGATATGAAGTATCATGCAATTTGTAGTTGTCAGATGGAACACACAAACACAGCAACTGCAAAACAAAATCAGCACCAGAAAAATGGTGGATAGTAATTGATAACAAAGCAAACCACAAGAAGAGCATCAAAAGAAACATGatcaaagaaaagaagaactcaCAAGGACTCCAAACCAATCAATGAACAACTCCCAAATGTCAACGATCAATGAAGGATTCAACTGGGAAATTGAACAACTCTGTATGGCCATTGGCCGTAGTGTGCACCAATGTATGTTCACACACAGacacatacagagagagagagagagagagagtaaaaatgATGAACAGTGAAACTCAACTCATTCTTGTATATGGATAAATGTTCTTTaagaaaaggaagggaaaaattgaaacaatGATAATTTACAGAACAAATTTAGATCTGTATATCATCTACCCCTCTCACTTGGAACCTTTCACCGCAGGATCCAACAATTCTTTAATATCACTTTCCACTTTCTTTCGGAGAAAGGGGTGAGGCAAACGCTGAATCACCTCAGCTCCAAAGGAGAAGATGAGCGCTCTTCTAGCCGTCTGTAAGTCAACTCCCCTTGCCTGAAAGTAGAAGAGTTGGTTCTCTTCTAGATCACTAATTGCAGCTCCATGTGAGCACTTCACATCATCAGCAATAATCTGGAGATTTGGCTTGACATTCACGGTTGCACGGGGCTCAAGGAGCAGGCTCCTTGTTAGTTGACCTGCATCTGTCTGCTGTGCATATCTGCACAATGAATAATACTAGTTCGAATTACATGGACCATGAACAGTTTCTAGCATCGAAGTATTAGAAAACCAATAAAAACACAAGCTACAAATGACTACAAAAATAGGTTCATAGTTGCTTTCAACAACAGAAATTTCACACCACTGAGCTCAATCTCAGATTAAAGATACCCAACCCAAAACATATAACCCTTTTCCTAAAGGGTCCAGATTTTcgcctcttttttttctttttttgtattcacgctcccttttttgtctttattcatgtgaatatatatatttacccTTTCATTGACTCACATGGAAAAGGACAATATAGTAAGGTCTATGTAGCACAGACATGGATacggacacgggacacggcaattctaaaaaaatggggatacggatacagcgggggacacgccacgtgtataaataaataaataaaatatattatcattcataatttttttttatgaaccatcattgtatatgaataatttcactaattgtataattttttttcaaaggtaTAATTACAGttgactccatttttttttaataatttcatGTAACCcccccaaaaattaaaaatattacattttgacttCCCGCCatgtcccctatcaaaaaataataaaaattattggacacgccacgtggcgtgtccaatacgtggataCGGCGCCCTTTTGGAATGTCGATGCTTCATAGAGTAAGGTTAcataaacaaagacaaaatgAGTACAAATGGTAAAAAAGGGAGTGCTAAACATTACCTTCCTAAATGATAAAGAACTCACAGAGTAAATCAGTGATCACTATAATTGATTTTGCACTCCCCATTTCAATCACCAcgctccctttttttttgggtctttatCCATGTGAATGTACAAGTAAAATATTGGACTTCCATACGTAAAAAACTGAATGGTTTTTATGTAAGGAAAGTGCTAAAAATAGCGCACTAGGCTATTGTTAAGgttgaaaaaatgtattaaaaaatgtgtgaaaagtgtattgaatagagtaaaaagtgtaatgaaaTACGTGTTTCTTTATCATGTTCTTAGCTTATTGACAGTTTAGTGGGCTGTCAATAGAAAGACCCTTTCTTTaaagttaaaaggaaaagaaaaaataataataatccgGATATAAAGAGGATAGTCTGAAAAACACTATCCTAAATCGGGGAAGAAATCCATATTGAATTCAAAAAAGCATTATAATCTATAGACAACACAATCTTGAGACCAGAGAAAGTAAATTGGAAATGAAAGATGTATGTAGCTTCAGAACTGCAAAAAAATCTGATGAAATATAATTTACCTATTCACCTGGACATTCCCATCAAATACAGCCTGTCCCAGGGAATGAGCCACAATGCACTTGTGAAGTTGCCGAGAAAACCCTCGTGGGTGGTCCAACACAAGTTTACTATGAAGATCTTGTGTTTGATCGCTGAAAGACAAGTGAAACGTCGATAGCTCTGTCACCGTGTCTGGTCCGACTTGCTGAATATGGAGATTGTGTCTGCTCAACTTCCCACCAGTGCTTACCTCTACTAGCTCATATGTGCTTTCTGATTcctgtaattggtgaaattctTTCAGTGCTAATGTTCTACCTTGGAAGGTTACACATCCCACGTAGCTGGACAAATGAAGAAATGGGTAACAATAGAAAGTTGCAGAATAGGCACTACCAATTGACATTAAGGCACTGTTAGTCTTATGACTATGACAAGGTTAACAACTCGCACATTTACATTTAACTGGAACTATTTCTTAGGAATCACATTTTCCCCTAAGTTTGGGAGGCAGGGAATTGACGCAGGACGCGTAGGTGTTAAATACCAGTAGAGAAAGCATTTAGAGGAGTGTTTTCGTGTTGTTCACTAGTTCCTGTTCTCCGAACAGTGACAAATAACAATGCTGACTTTTTGTTGTAGAAACTGAAGACGAGGGAGAAGAACTTTAAGAATTATTCTGGGAACTAGGCATCACCCAAAGGGGCTAGAATTGCATCATACAATATGATCAGCCGACTGGTAGCACAGGGACCCAGGTGGCCAGGCCTCCCGTCCAACTAGGCAACCAGGATGCAAGAAAGCTTCAAAACTCTGTATTTTGCCTAAATAGCTCACCTTGGGCATCCAGTGAAGCTTAGTTTGTGTTGTTCGTCTACCACCTAGCCTAAGAGGAAAGTGCAGCTTAAAGAAAAACCACATGCACAATGGATCATATGATGATATCCCTTGTTGATTATATTGTATTGGCGAGTGATGAGTGATCCTAGTCCATTTGGCAAAGGTGTTgacctcttttctttctttcttatccCAACAGGTTCCCAAACCTCTTGATTGAAACATGAGTTTTTTGTCCTAGTTTCAATCGTTACTGCACATACTTGTAACATCCATGTTTTCAGTCAATGAAGCGATTTACTTTTCGACAACATGAGAAGCAGTTAGAGGTAACATTCCCATCACCAGCAACAAATTTCTGTATCATGTACATCTTTCCTCCGTAATTGTTTCAATGTTTCATCACTGCATACAACATCATAAAAAAACCTACAAAGGCTGACAAAATTGTGCGCAATAGACATGTACATACTACATGGTTTCCAGTTGCTCTCCTCAAGGCTCAAACATAATGAGATGTATTTTTCTTCAACGCCTAGAGAGTTTTGATGACATaattaaacttttaaaaaaaatctgaaatcaggattaaacaagaaaataaagaactaaCATTGTGCTTATGTGCACATGTAGACCATCTCTAGCAGAGTatgaaagggggaaaaaaggtTTACCTGCCTAACAGAAGTCCATTTGATATGAGCAGCATTCAGAGACTGGCTCTGAATGTAAGAATGGCTAACCTTCGCCCCTTCTCCAACCACCACTTCCGTAACCGAATTCGCCCAATAACACTTCTGTCCATCTCCCCCCACGTACTCCTCAACTATACCAACCTCCCCTCccttctccaccaccaccaacaccctCGGGTTCGAAACGGGCAAAATTTTCGACCCGCTATCCACCCCTTCGACCGAACAATACCTCAAATGCAAAGGACTTTCAACTCTACACCCCTCTGGAACATACACAACCACCAAATCAGGTGTGCCCACCCCATTAAGTGACCAAAACAAGTCTCCTTGGAAATTCGACACGAATTCAGATACCCTTTTCATAATAGCCTCTGAATTGAGGCTTATTAAGCTACCAACAAAAACCCCATCAGGGAGTGGGGGTAACTGGGAGAGAGAATCTACAAGAAACCCATCAATAAAAACAAGATTGGGCAACTGGGTATCTGTTGAAAAGCCCAAAGGGTTGACGGATTGGGGTGGGGAAGGAACGGGCTGAATCTGGGAGAGCTTGATGAAGGAGGTGTCTGTGAACCGAAAAGGCTCATCTTTGCGAGTGGGCCATGGGGTGGAGAGGAGGGACTCTGCTGAGGTGTCTCTGAGCTTTTGGAGaaggggtggtggtggggtggtggtagagagagagtcttCTAGGGTTTCTGCGATTTGGAGGACGAATGGATCGGAGAGAGAGGCGGCTGCGGCTAGAGAGTGGTTTTTCGTTGAAACGTTGAGTTTGGTTGGTGTGGGTCTGATTTGGAATCTGGGTTTTGGGAGGTTTGATGGGTAGGGCGATGGAGATTTGGAAGTAGATGCGTATGGGTTGAAGCGAATGATAGGCGTGATGACTGGAGTAGCCATtaatggggagagagagagagagagagagagagagagagagagaggtacgtGTGTTAAACCGACTGTAGAAGAAGCTGTGTATGGAACTGGGGACTGGGAGTGAGGGAACAAGGGACGGTCTCAGCCCCTCTCCAGTCCACGATGGACCGTGGAGAATTTTTCCGGTGCCCGTTCTCTCCTTTTCCCCCTCTAAATTTAAGTCATCCAAAATCGCAATAAACGATTAAGATATGCCAAACGAATACTATGTGATACTCACCTAACAGGCCGacaataccaaaacggaacTTCTTTAtgatttgatatgatttcgcaACACATTTGTCAAAGACCACATGGGTTCCTATTCATTGTTTACAATATTATTATGCTTTTAAGATAAATGTATCCCAAAATTATATTAACTGGTATCCGAAACCTAATTTTTAACATGATTAATATTATCAACGAGCTCTAAAACATTAATCGTTAGGGCAGTGGCGAAGCTAGGAGTTATATTTCGGGGTGGCGTTGATTAATGAAACTCCacttattttgttaaattattttcgtaaaaaTGTGATCAGAAAGGTTTAATGTAAATTGAATACAATATTGATATTTGTTTATTGTTACAATGAATAAAGACCTGTTTCAATTCTCTTGTGATCTTTAAATGAAAGCCATcgagataatttttttataattcgaACCGTTTACTTTTTACTCGctattttttcatcatttctaTGAAAAAATAGTTGTTTGGACACCAAAAGTGCCTAATTTATATGTATAAAATAGCTCTATTTACGAAACCGAGGGTGACCCGTGCCACTTTCCCTTCTACGGCACTTAGTTCCGCCCATGCGTTTGGATTATTTGAATGGGTCCAAAAATAGCTAACAAAATAGGCCAACTTGATAGTCCAGTCCATTTCCATGGATAAGAGATGATCcttccaaaaagtaacaaaaattaGAGATTAGCATCAAAATGAAAACCTCGGCAGGACGAGCCCGAAGTCCGGACATTGCTCAATCTAAAAAGTGTAATATTGCTCAATCTGAAAGTGTAAAATATGTTTTCAATCCCGGTAAAACAGCTGGATCGGCAATGAACTTCCATTGCTCAATAGATTGAGCAATGATACGTTTAATGGTGGACTCGTCGTTATCTCTAGTACGATCAAAATTCGTATGTCACCTGTTTTAAATTGAATATGAATGGAGCTCATAATAAAAAAGGGTTCGAACCCAATTATAACTGGTGACCTCATTTGAGATTTGAATGGCATCTGGGTTGTTAGTTTTCATCGAGTAGTGCAAGTTCCCGCAGGCTTGCGCCATAGGACAGCAGCGCCCCAATACGTTGTCGTTTCAGGCACAAATCCCATTCCCCAATTCCAACTCTTAAGCCTCTGTTTGGCCATTAGCTATGCCATGTGTGTATTATCTCTGAACTTTGCGATGAAATGAATGGGGTTTGTACCTAAGGCCCCGTTCAGAaactttctcaaaaaataagcagcttatttcacattttcaaactaaaaaataatgtaaatgaaaaataatttttaaattttttttgcatcgtataaaagatctcatcgagatcattcaaacaagatccatattgcatatttttaaattttaataaacccataatttttgagcttgaaattatcttcttaaaaaataagggcttatttttgtttatggaacgggctctaagacTCTTGTATGAGTCTTAATTTTATCTAATGCACTCTGAATTCCCAACAACAAAAAGGGTAGAAGCCCAAACAATGGCAAAATTAATGTTGACATGGAATGAATTTTAACATAGCCGATAACAAAATGAACTCAAACAACACAAATCTTTATGCAATTAATGTTGTCAAGTTGAGTTCATGTCAACCTTAAAAAGCTTTAATAATTGTGTAAAATAACGAGTACAAATATTTGCAAAACTTCCTGACTAGGACCGTACATCCTTAAACATTTAATCAGCCTTTGTAGTTATAATGGGTTTCCCTATTGTATAAACGAGTTAAAGCCCATAAAATAATGAATTTTGAAACATGTCATTATTCTCACATATGCCAATTAAAAATACGAGTTTTGGAGTTTTTAAATGTCCATCCTCAAACATCATCTCATGTAAATATTCATCTTAGTTATTTTGAACAGTTATATTTTCATCCACGCTTTTAAATAATTCCAAGTTTGCCCTTTATTACACAGATATATTGACTATTATATagggaaaaaaaccgaaatgcTCCATATAGTtaaatgtttgtgtcaacttggttcCTCTAGTTGTAATTGACTCAATTtatactctgtacttttcattttgttccaatttggtccaattgctaactgccgttagtccgccgttagtctttttaaataaagacaaaaataagccaataaagacaaaactaagccaataagccaatttttttgtatttattcaaaaaaattggatttcaatggtaattttttacttttaggttcctctcgtcatgacgaaataataatcctgacaaaaattgacaaaaaaactaacaaatgcgaaaaaaattgaataaggacaaaaaaataagccacttggcttatttagccgaacaacccctgagtttatgtaatattttgacttttggacatAGTTCTTTATCATATTGTGACTTTtagacatggttctatatgcattttcagtactatgtaGAAAAAtaggcatctcagtatttgtccacacaGTTAAACAGGTAGACAATACCAATGGTTAtgttgcctcatggctgatcatgaaaatgctgaattagagggcaactttttgcagaaaactttaaccaaatttcttctcaagtgcctccttatcaatggagaatggaagaatgagctgtgttttggttcagaggtatattaggtagGCTTGTGCAAAAAACCCATCCACCCGCGATCCGACCCAACCCGAAGGGTCCCGGGTGGGGTTGAACATGTGCTTCAGACAGGCACGGGttcattttctattaaaaatcagattttggttCGGGGTCCGGGTTAGTgcgtttcttacccgacccgaccaattcATAAAGATTAATTCAGTTTTTGGTCAGACCTGACCCGACGTAAAGAATCGAGCTCGCGGACGGTTCTTACCCCTTTTCGGTTCGGTTTGTGGGCCTAAAACATTTGTTACCCGCCATGTCGGGTCAGGGGTCAAACCTGATcgcccgacccgtgcacacccctaatattagggcaagaggggaatgagagaattaatgttttaaccccaaaaaaggggccatttgattttgttgttaacAGAACTAACGACGGactaacggcagttagtaattggaccaagttgaaacaaaatggaaagtacaaagtataaatcgagccaattacaactacagagaccaagttgacacaaacacttaactatagGGATCATTTCAGTTTTTTACAACTACAgagaccaagttgacacaaacacttaactatagggatcatttcaatttttttccctattatatatatatagaatatgtatatataggcagagattttttaaactaaaaactaATCTTTAAAGTCCTGTAACATAATTTTAGGTAAGCACCCTTGTCAAATCCCAAAACTTTCGGCAAAACAATCGAAAACATAGAATCCATTGAAACTTTCCATTTAATACCCATTTTAGCAAACCCCTCCAACCCCCCATTTTCATTTGCAGATTTTTCCGCCCCTAATTTATCAAATGGTCAGCGGCAAACAGCGGGAGGAGAGCGGCGAAACATGTCTCCGTCAATCAGTTCGAAATATCTCAATGGCGACCACCGGAGCAGTTTTTTTCATGGTCGTTTCGTCACCGGTTCTACGCTCCCAATT
This genomic window contains:
- the LOC131333686 gene encoding protein ABCI7, chloroplastic; this encodes MATPVITPIIRFNPYASTSKSPSPYPSNLPKPRFQIRPTPTKLNVSTKNHSLAAAASLSDPFVLQIAETLEDSLSTTTPPPPLLQKLRDTSAESLLSTPWPTRKDEPFRFTDTSFIKLSQIQPVPSPPQSVNPLGFSTDTQLPNLVFIDGFLVDSLSQLPPLPDGVFVGSLISLNSEAIMKRVSEFVSNFQGDLFWSLNGVGTPDLVVVYVPEGCRVESPLHLRYCSVEGVDSGSKILPVSNPRVLVVVEKGGEVGIVEEYVGGDGQKCYWANSVTEVVVGEGAKVSHSYIQSQSLNAAHIKWTSVRQESESTYELVEVSTGGKLSRHNLHIQQVGPDTVTELSTFHLSFSDQTQDLHSKLVLDHPRGFSRQLHKCIVAHSLGQAVFDGNVQVNRYAQQTDAGQLTRSLLLEPRATVNVKPNLQIIADDVKCSHGAAISDLEENQLFYFQARGVDLQTARRALIFSFGAEVIQRLPHPFLRKKVESDIKELLDPAVKGSK